The window AGGCGCGCATCCCCCTGGTGGGCATGTTCACCGGCGCCAACGCCCTGCGCGAGCCCTTCAACCGCTATCTGATCAACGTGCGCGCCTCCTACTACCAGGAAACCAAGAACGCCGTGAGCCATCTGGTCAAGGGACTGGGCCTGAAGCGCATCGCGGTCTTCTACCAGTACGACGCCTTCGGCTTCGACGGGCTCACCGGCACGGAGCTGGCCCTCAAGGAGTTCGGCCTGGAGCCCGTGGCGCGCGGCTCCTACGTGCGGGGCTCCCTGGACGTGGAGGAGGGGCTTTCCCGGATCATCAACTCCGGGGCCGAGGCCGTGGTCATGATCGGCACCTACGAGCCCTGCGCCAAGTTCATCCATCTGGCGGCCGCGCGCGGCTTCAAGACCATCTTCTACAGCGTCTCCTTCGTGGGGGCCGAGGAGCTGGCCAGCCGTCTGGCGGGCCTCGATGACGAGATCGTGATCATGTCCCAGGTGGTGCCTCCGCCCGAGGGCGTGGCGGGCACCCGGCCCGAGGACATGTCCGAGTACGTGCGCCTGCTGCGCAAGCATTTCCCCGGCGACCGGCCGAATTTCGTCGGGCTGGAGGGCTACGCCAACGCCCGCGTCCTGGTGGAGGGACTCAAGCGCGCCGGGCCCAGGCTCACCCGCGAGGGCTTTCTGGACGCCGTCGAGTCCATCCGCGACTACAGCCTGGGACCGGGCATGTCGGTGTCCTTCGGGCCCGGCGGGCATCAGGGCATGGAGCGGGTCTATTTCACCCGGCTGGAGAAGGGCTCCTTCGTGCTGCTCCACGACTGGAGCGCCCTGGGCAAGGCCTTTCAGGCCGCCCGCTCCGGGGCTGCGGAGAGCGCGCCATGAAGACCCGCTTCGCGCGCATGAGCCTGAAGAACAAGATCCGCTTCTCGATCCTGGCCGGGATCGTGGCGGTGAGCGTGGCCGTGGCCCTGCTCACGCGCTGGATTCTCGTCTCCTCGCTCACCGGCGAACTGATCCTGCGCGGCAGCGCCATCGCCCATTCCGTGGCCGAGCGCGGCGGGGCCTTCGTCCTGGACAAGGACACCCCCAAGCTTCTGAGCCTGATCTTCGACGAGGCCAAGCTCATGGAGCGCGACCGGCTGGTGGCCTACATTTTCGTCGTCGGCCAGCATGGTGACGTTCTGGCCCACACCTTCACCCGATCCTTTCCCGGGGAGCTTGAAAAGGTACGCGGGCTGACCCCGGAGGACGGCCGGATGGTGAGCGACGTCTTCCTGGACGACCGCGAGGTTTCGGACATCGCGGTGCCCATCAAGGAGGGCCTTTATCGCATCGGCACTGTGCACGTGGGCCTGTCCCAGGACCACATCGACCGGCTGGTGGCCAAGCTGCGGATCACTTTCCTGGGGTTCATCTCGCTGATCATCCTTCTCCTCTTCTTCATTTCTTCCCGCCTGTCGCGCAACATCACCAAGCCCCTGACCCGACTCACGCGCATCTCCGACGAATTGTCCCGGGGCAACTTCGACATCACCCTGGATCTGGCGGGCCAGGAGGAGGGCTGGAATCCTTCGTCCTGCCCGGCCTATGCGAACACGGACCTGCCCTGCTGGAACCTGGACGAGACCGGAACCGCCGAGCGGCCCCAGGATCCGGAGAGCTTACACACCTGCCGCCAGTGCTCCTTCTACCGCAAGCGCGAGGGCGACGAGGTGGTCCAACTGGCCGACTCCTTCCGCAACATGGTCTGGAGCATCAAGCTCTACCGGCGGCGGCTCTCGGAGTCCGAGGACAAATACCGCTCCCTGTTCGACGCGGGACCGGACCCGGTCTTCGTGGTGGATCTGGCCGAAGGGACGATCATCGACGCCAACCCCCGGGCCCTGGACCTGTACGGCTATCCCAAGCAGGAACTGATCGGGAAGTCCTTCCTGGATCTGGGCCCGGAGAGCAACCGCGAGTTCCTGGCCCAGTTCCGCGCCTCCGGGGCGCCCTCCGGCGGCTGCGTCTACCGGCCCAAGATGATCCACTACCGCAAGGGCTCCCAGCCCTTCTACGTCAACGTCCACGCCTGTCCCACGGCCTACCGGGGGCGCAACGCGGTGATCCTGGCCGTCACCGACGTGACCGAGATGATGGAGAAGGACGCCCAGCTCATCCAGGCCAGCAAGATGAAGTCCCTGGGCGAGATGAGCGCGGGCATCGCCCATGAGCTGAACCAGCCCTTGAACGCCATCAAGATGGG is drawn from Desulfovibrio aminophilus DSM 12254 and contains these coding sequences:
- a CDS encoding ABC transporter substrate-binding protein — its product is MAVTARLALCLAVVLLLGACGPAREAAPRQNRTPGVTDTEIVLGSSLALKGHAGFLGTQTLRGALAYLNEVNEQGGVFGRGIRVIAYDDSYDPPRCLANTQKLIIDDDVFALFCYVGTPTTVKIIPLVTEARIPLVGMFTGANALREPFNRYLINVRASYYQETKNAVSHLVKGLGLKRIAVFYQYDAFGFDGLTGTELALKEFGLEPVARGSYVRGSLDVEEGLSRIINSGAEAVVMIGTYEPCAKFIHLAAARGFKTIFYSVSFVGAEELASRLAGLDDEIVIMSQVVPPPEGVAGTRPEDMSEYVRLLRKHFPGDRPNFVGLEGYANARVLVEGLKRAGPRLTREGFLDAVESIRDYSLGPGMSVSFGPGGHQGMERVYFTRLEKGSFVLLHDWSALGKAFQAARSGAAESAP
- a CDS encoding ATP-binding protein — translated: MKTRFARMSLKNKIRFSILAGIVAVSVAVALLTRWILVSSLTGELILRGSAIAHSVAERGGAFVLDKDTPKLLSLIFDEAKLMERDRLVAYIFVVGQHGDVLAHTFTRSFPGELEKVRGLTPEDGRMVSDVFLDDREVSDIAVPIKEGLYRIGTVHVGLSQDHIDRLVAKLRITFLGFISLIILLLFFISSRLSRNITKPLTRLTRISDELSRGNFDITLDLAGQEEGWNPSSCPAYANTDLPCWNLDETGTAERPQDPESLHTCRQCSFYRKREGDEVVQLADSFRNMVWSIKLYRRRLSESEDKYRSLFDAGPDPVFVVDLAEGTIIDANPRALDLYGYPKQELIGKSFLDLGPESNREFLAQFRASGAPSGGCVYRPKMIHYRKGSQPFYVNVHACPTAYRGRNAVILAVTDVTEMMEKDAQLIQASKMKSLGEMSAGIAHELNQPLNAIKMGSEFFLLMAERDLEVSREQFAEVAREISLQVDRAAEIIQTLRSFGRKAELVRERLDPNVPVRAVLGLVGRQFELDSVRFELDLDDDLPPIMAQSNRLQQVFFNLVTNARDAMNERAAAEGPSFRKVLRLSSRLEGNRVVIEVEDNGPGIPEDFREKIFEPFFTTKEAGQGMGLGLAISYGIVRDYGGDIRIQVRPGEGTVFSVSFPARP